ATGAAAAAAGAAATGAGGAGGGTGTTTATGAAAGCATTATCTTTATTGGCGTTAACAGTTCTTTTGGTATTTTCGTCTTTTTTTCAAGTATATGCAGAAGCAGATACGGTTAAAATGGTTGTAGAAGGCGGAGAAGTAAAGGAATTACCCGTAACATTTATTGATGGTGAAGCGCATTATTCTCTTGAAGCTTTAAGTCATGTACTAGGATGGAAAGTTGAAGAAAAAGATGGTGTTATTCATATTACATCTCTTGATGCGACAGAGCCAATTTCTTTAGCGATTGAAAGTGGTAATCATAGCTTAAAAGCTTCGTCTCATATTGGTACCGTTGATCTTTCTTTCCCCAATGGAGCAACCTATAAAGGTGGTGTTCGAAATGGGAAATTTCATGGTAATGGTGAGTTGAAACTTCTAAGTGGCGCCATGTACAAGGGTGATTTTGTTGATGGTGAACTGCATGGCTCCGGAACGTATACTGCTTCTAACGGAGATGAATTCAATGGCACTTTTCAGCATAATAAGATCGATGGGAACGGTACGTATACATATGCTAATGGTGATCGTGTAACGGGTAGATTCAGCGGCACTATGGCAATGGGTAGAGTAGACGTTCGATACGGCAGTGGTGGTTCTGATGATAATATTTTATGGGGAAAACCTCTTCTTCCCTTAGAAGTAACTGCTTTTAATTTAGAAGTTCTTAATGGGAATGGCAGTGTAAAACTATCTTATACCAATGGTGCTTCTTATGACGGTGAAGTAAAAGCAGGTACTTTTCATGGCAATGGAACATTAAAAGCACCCGATGGTGGCTCTTACAATGGTATTTGGATGCATGATAAAATGGAAGGAAAAGGTGTTATGAAATTGGCTAATGGAGATGAGTATAATGGCTATTTTCAAAACAACAAATTTCATGGGGATGGACGATACACCTTTGCTAATGGGGATATTTACAATGGAGATTTTGAAAATGGTCTAAAGCATGGAGAAGGAACCTATGATTATGTAAATAAAAATAAATTTGAAGGATATTGGGTCGATGGACAGAAGCATACAGTGAACTTTCAAAGTGACCGAAGTGGTGTTCCGCGGGGATACGGTGTATTAACCATTGATGGATCAAGAACAGCTAGTGGTAATAATTTAAGGCAATATGTGATGTATCGAAATGGTGAAAGAGTAGGACGTATCCAACCATAACGTTGACATTAAAAGCCTTACAGAGAAGCAAAACAGCGCTCTGTAAGGCTTTATTTTTATTTAAAAATTTTGATATAAATGCGTTAATATTAATGTAACACAGATGTAACACAAATGTCCGTCAGATGTAACGCCTATAGGATATAAAGATAGTAGTAGATCTTTTGATAGCGGTGAGGGGGTTGAGCGATGAAAAAGGATTATAGCGAAGATATAGTTCCTTTTGGAAGAGGTATGCGATTTTTAATTGATATCAGATTTCTTCAGCATAATAGCTGGCAAGGAAGCATCCAAAGAATGGATACCGGCGAAAAAATTTTTTTTAGAAGTGAATTGGAATTATTAATGCTGATGGGATCGGCTACAGAGGAACTCAATTCTCGCGCTAACGAAGATCAATCACTTAGAAAATGGAAGGATAGTAAGGGGGTGGCAGAGATGTTAAATGTGGGTGATTAGCAATGCGCTATTACCAAGAAAGCTATGGGTAACCACGTCCCATCCAGAAAAACGCGGCACTCCTGCAATAGTGGGTAACCACGTCCCACTAAAAAAACGAGGCTGAAAAAAGAGTATCTGGCTCCAGAAAAACCAGAAAATCAAAAAAACCAGAGAAATTTTCAGGAAAAGGAGTGTGAAGCATGAGAACTCGTAAAAGAATGTATAAGAATATGAGGGTTAGCATAGCGTTTTTACTGATATTGTTGCTATCTTTCGGCAGTGTTTTACCAGTTACAGCGATAGGTGATTCGATAGAACATTCTAAAACAGCCGAACCAGCAAAACCAGAACGAATAGAATTTCAGAGAGAAGTAGACTTATTACTAGAAAATAGACCTATAGGCTCTGTTGCCTTCGAGTTAACGGAAAATGCATTTGAAGTAGAGGTTAACCTGTTTGATGAAACTTCTTCCCAATGG
This genomic interval from Tindallia magadiensis contains the following:
- a CDS encoding MORN repeat-containing protein — its product is MKALSLLALTVLLVFSSFFQVYAEADTVKMVVEGGEVKELPVTFIDGEAHYSLEALSHVLGWKVEEKDGVIHITSLDATEPISLAIESGNHSLKASSHIGTVDLSFPNGATYKGGVRNGKFHGNGELKLLSGAMYKGDFVDGELHGSGTYTASNGDEFNGTFQHNKIDGNGTYTYANGDRVTGRFSGTMAMGRVDVRYGSGGSDDNILWGKPLLPLEVTAFNLEVLNGNGSVKLSYTNGASYDGEVKAGTFHGNGTLKAPDGGSYNGIWMHDKMEGKGVMKLANGDEYNGYFQNNKFHGDGRYTFANGDIYNGDFENGLKHGEGTYDYVNKNKFEGYWVDGQKHTVNFQSDRSGVPRGYGVLTIDGSRTASGNNLRQYVMYRNGERVGRIQP